Proteins encoded together in one Marinobacter sp. Arc7-DN-1 window:
- a CDS encoding phosphoribosyl-ATP diphosphatase, which produces MSDVLENLARVLEARKEADPETSYVASLHAKGLNKILEKVGEECTETLLAAKDAEHTGETRDVVYETADLWFHSLVMLSGFGLGPKDILDELASRFDLSGLEEKASRNK; this is translated from the coding sequence GTGAGTGATGTACTGGAAAACCTGGCCAGGGTTCTGGAAGCCCGAAAGGAAGCGGACCCGGAAACCTCCTACGTTGCCAGCCTCCATGCCAAGGGTCTGAACAAGATCCTGGAAAAGGTGGGAGAGGAGTGCACGGAAACCCTGTTGGCGGCCAAGGACGCAGAACACACCGGTGAAACCCGGGATGTGGTCTATGAAACCGCAGACCTGTGGTTCCATAGCCTGGTGATGCTGTCCGGCTTCGGACTCGGCCCAAAGGATATTCTGGACGAGCTGGCCAGCCGGTTCGACCTGTCAGGGCTCGAAGAAAAAGCGTCACGGAACAAGTGA
- the tatA gene encoding twin-arginine translocase TatA/TatE family subunit, whose protein sequence is MGISIWQLLIVLGIVILLFGTKKLRNIGSDLGGAIRGFKKSMSDEDSKTENPDSLEGKTEEQPQPAAEDKPRDKSHS, encoded by the coding sequence ATGGGTATCAGCATCTGGCAATTACTTATCGTACTCGGCATTGTCATTCTGTTGTTCGGAACCAAGAAACTGCGCAACATCGGCAGCGACCTGGGTGGCGCCATTCGCGGCTTCAAGAAGTCCATGAGCGACGAGGACTCCAAGACCGAGAATCCGGACTCCCTGGAAGGCAAGACCGAAGAGCAGCCGCAACCGGCGGCTGAAGATAAGCCCCGGGACAAATCCCACAGCTGA